A portion of the Paenibacillus marchantiae genome contains these proteins:
- a CDS encoding GTPase → MLNSVVEQPEELRKVVLVGFESAGKSALFRGLTGRDRGEESNVRGSTVTVRRAELLEHQLELLDTPGIRMKDDSVTTMLTLNQLAAGDTVILVIRGTDVVQELPLLLGMLDVTGKNAVLVLTFADKCGPGLSAQVNYYRKGLGISVLPLNTREMDGNTQDLICRAIVAARPMKRHPELASPPESPVDEPQTTMFEHTVWGRFVALAALVLLFAAPVYVAYLFSGWIQPLADAWILEPLHRMTAGLWSPLQAIMLGDYGMISLGLYSFIWAFPVVFLIGFSVAATEESGLKDGLPTRWMGGCAKSA, encoded by the coding sequence ATGCTGAATTCGGTTGTGGAGCAACCCGAAGAACTTCGTAAAGTGGTGCTGGTTGGCTTCGAATCCGCGGGCAAATCGGCTCTGTTTCGGGGACTTACGGGCAGAGATAGAGGCGAGGAATCCAATGTTCGGGGCTCCACGGTGACCGTCCGCAGGGCGGAGTTGCTTGAGCACCAGCTTGAACTACTCGATACACCTGGAATCCGGATGAAGGATGACAGTGTTACGACCATGCTGACGTTAAATCAGCTCGCAGCTGGTGACACAGTAATCTTGGTCATCCGCGGCACGGATGTGGTGCAGGAACTGCCTTTACTGCTCGGTATGCTGGATGTCACAGGAAAAAATGCTGTATTGGTGCTTACGTTTGCCGACAAATGTGGTCCGGGATTATCGGCTCAGGTTAACTATTATCGTAAAGGTCTGGGCATTTCCGTTCTGCCGCTCAATACAAGGGAAATGGATGGAAACACCCAAGACCTGATATGCCGGGCGATTGTTGCCGCCAGACCAATGAAGAGGCATCCGGAGCTCGCATCACCTCCTGAATCGCCTGTGGACGAACCGCAGACAACGATGTTTGAGCATACGGTTTGGGGACGTTTTGTGGCTTTGGCTGCACTGGTATTATTATTTGCAGCACCGGTGTATGTGGCCTATCTGTTCTCCGGCTGGATACAACCGCTCGCAGATGCCTGGATTCTTGAACCGCTCCATCGCATGACTGCGGGATTATGGAGCCCGCTGCAGGCGATAATGCTTGGAGATTACGGCATGATTAGTCTGGGCTTGTATTCGTTTATATGGGCCTTTCCGGTCGTATTCCTGATTGGGTTCAGTGTGGCGGCGACGGAGGAGAGCGGACTGAAAGATGGATTACCGACTCGCTGGATGGGTGGATGCGCAAAATCGGCATGA
- a CDS encoding NAD(P)/FAD-dependent oxidoreductase has product MHDPFDYDCVIVGGGPAGIGMASVLQDLGMPRFTVLERSEVGATFLAWPEEMRLITPSFTSNAYGMMDLNAVALNTSPAYTLGTEHPTGLEYAKYLQVVSQFKKLPVQTGVDVSEVIPEEKGFRVVTSNGQLWTRYVIWAAGEFQYPRLDRFPGAEYGVHSSLFSSWTAVQGEECVIVGGYESGVDAAIHLSKLGKNVTVIDRNGRGLAKGSSDPSVELSPYTKDRLRAAMMDMRIHMMQGYEVKWIEPDEPGGYVLYCENDSGESRLLKTGQAPILATGFRSSLHLIENLVERNKEGQLQLGAADESTIAPGLFITGPQVMHGQLQFCFIYKFRQRFAVVAQAMGERLGLDLAPLETYRNEGMFLDDLSCCGEDCTC; this is encoded by the coding sequence ATGCATGATCCATTTGATTATGATTGTGTAATTGTTGGAGGGGGGCCAGCGGGGATCGGCATGGCCTCTGTCCTGCAGGATCTGGGAATGCCTCGTTTTACTGTGCTGGAACGCAGTGAGGTGGGGGCAACTTTTCTGGCGTGGCCGGAGGAAATGCGTCTGATCACCCCTTCGTTCACAAGCAATGCCTACGGCATGATGGATCTGAACGCCGTGGCTTTGAATACGTCTCCAGCGTACACACTGGGAACAGAACACCCGACAGGGTTGGAGTATGCGAAGTATTTGCAGGTGGTGAGCCAGTTCAAGAAATTGCCTGTGCAAACGGGAGTAGATGTTTCGGAGGTTATTCCGGAGGAGAAAGGCTTCAGGGTCGTGACATCCAATGGACAACTGTGGACACGCTATGTCATCTGGGCAGCAGGTGAATTTCAATATCCGAGACTGGACCGGTTTCCTGGGGCTGAGTATGGTGTGCACAGCAGTTTATTTTCCAGCTGGACGGCGGTTCAGGGAGAAGAATGTGTCATCGTTGGTGGCTATGAGAGCGGTGTGGATGCAGCTATTCACCTGAGTAAACTGGGGAAAAACGTAACGGTAATCGACCGTAATGGACGAGGACTCGCCAAGGGCAGCAGTGATCCAAGTGTGGAACTAAGCCCCTATACGAAGGATCGCCTGCGCGCGGCGATGATGGATATGCGAATACACATGATGCAAGGTTATGAGGTCAAGTGGATTGAACCGGATGAACCGGGCGGTTATGTTCTCTATTGCGAGAACGATTCCGGAGAGTCCCGATTGCTTAAGACGGGTCAGGCTCCTATTCTGGCGACCGGGTTCCGCAGCAGTTTGCACCTGATTGAGAATCTCGTCGAGCGCAACAAGGAAGGTCAGCTGCAATTGGGAGCGGCGGATGAATCGACGATTGCCCCCGGACTGTTCATTACTGGACCACAGGTCATGCATGGTCAACTCCAATTTTGCTTCATTTATAAATTCAGACAGCGCTTTGCGGTTGTGGCTCAGGCCATGGGTGAGAGGCTCGGGCTGGATCTGGCTCCGCTGGAAACCTATCGCAATGAAGGCATGTTTCTTGATGATCTGTCCTGCTGCGGTGAAGACTGCACATGCTGA
- the rpsN gene encoding 30S ribosomal protein S14: MAKKSKVVREKQRQATVAKYAELRRELKEKGDYEALQKLPRNASPTRLKNRCELTGRPRGYLRKFKVSRIVFRELAHQGQIPGVTKSSW, translated from the coding sequence ATGGCTAAAAAATCAAAAGTGGTACGTGAAAAACAACGTCAGGCAACCGTAGCCAAATATGCGGAGCTGCGCCGGGAACTGAAAGAAAAAGGGGATTATGAAGCGCTGCAGAAACTGCCGCGCAATGCTTCCCCAACCCGATTGAAAAATCGCTGTGAACTGACAGGCCGTCCGAGAGGATATTTGCGCAAGTTCAAGGTATCGCGGATTGTGTTCCGTGAGCTGGCTCATCAAGGGCAAATTCCGGGCGTCACGAAGTCAAGCTGGTAA
- a CDS encoding amidohydrolase, which yields MSSDLKQPEQQAEQEEQSRKHEIYVGQDEEFAEHLTAIRRHLHRNPELSGEERETTEAIRGWLVEEGVRIADEYSLRTGLIAEIGQGNGPVVALRADIDALPIQEETKLEYASQIAGRMHACGHDAHTAILIGAARLLKQRESRLPGKVRLIFQPSEEKATGARQVIQSGALSEVQSIFGLHNKPDLQVGTVGIREGALLAAADGFVVKVEGVGTHAAVPEAGIDPIVVASHIVTALQAIVSRNVGAQESAVISVTKINSGTAWNVIPEEAILDGTVRTFDEKVRARIRERFNQVVAGVAAAYGTRATVRWIQGPPAVVNDASLAAAAEQVASEVGLNSIRPIPSPAGEDFSFYQKEVPGLFLFLGTSGPHEWHHPAFDVDERALPLGAHLLAALAEESLQKLQSNGE from the coding sequence GTGAGCAGTGATCTGAAACAGCCTGAGCAACAGGCAGAGCAAGAAGAACAAAGCCGCAAGCATGAAATTTACGTTGGGCAGGATGAAGAATTCGCAGAGCACTTAACCGCGATTCGGCGACATTTGCATCGTAACCCCGAGCTATCCGGAGAGGAACGGGAAACGACAGAAGCCATTCGAGGCTGGTTGGTGGAGGAAGGGGTACGGATTGCAGATGAATATTCGCTGCGAACGGGCCTTATCGCTGAAATTGGGCAGGGCAATGGCCCGGTAGTGGCCTTACGCGCAGATATTGATGCCCTGCCGATCCAGGAAGAAACGAAGCTGGAGTATGCCTCGCAAATCGCTGGCCGAATGCACGCCTGCGGTCATGATGCACACACCGCCATTTTGATCGGTGCTGCACGATTGTTGAAACAGCGAGAGTCCCGGCTGCCGGGCAAGGTTCGTTTGATTTTCCAGCCTTCGGAGGAGAAGGCGACGGGGGCACGGCAGGTTATTCAGAGCGGAGCGCTATCCGAAGTTCAGTCTATTTTTGGGTTGCATAACAAACCGGATCTGCAGGTCGGTACGGTAGGTATCCGTGAAGGAGCGCTGCTTGCAGCGGCAGATGGTTTTGTGGTTAAAGTGGAGGGTGTCGGAACCCATGCGGCAGTTCCGGAAGCGGGCATTGACCCGATTGTGGTGGCCTCTCATATTGTGACTGCATTACAGGCCATCGTGAGTCGTAATGTTGGAGCACAGGAGAGCGCCGTGATCAGTGTGACCAAAATTAACAGCGGCACCGCTTGGAACGTCATTCCTGAAGAAGCCATATTGGACGGCACCGTGCGTACCTTTGACGAGAAGGTGCGTGCCCGGATTCGCGAGCGTTTCAATCAGGTGGTTGCCGGTGTCGCAGCAGCCTATGGGACACGGGCTACCGTGCGCTGGATTCAGGGACCACCTGCCGTGGTCAATGATGCGTCATTGGCTGCAGCGGCTGAGCAAGTCGCGAGCGAGGTGGGGTTGAACAGTATCCGACCGATACCTTCCCCGGCTGGCGAAGATTTTTCCTTTTACCAAAAGGAGGTTCCGGGACTGTTCCTCTTCCTCGGAACGTCAGGCCCACACGAATGGCATCATCCTGCATTCGATGTGGACGAACGGGCACTGCCGCTTGGCGCACATCTTCTGGCAGCGCTGGCTGAAGAGTCACTGCAAAAGTTGCAGTCAAATGGCGAGTAA
- a CDS encoding LLM class flavin-dependent oxidoreductase: MGIRVGILDQTPIYEGETPIDAFRHTIELVQRAEQLGFHRFWVSEHHDSGHVAGSSPEVLISHLLAHTERIRLGSGGLMLQHYSPYKVAENFNVLSALGPGRIDLGIGRAPGGLPRSTQALQQGIQEAASLKEKINQVKQFIHNEPYEDETHPLAGLSAAPVSEIPAELYVLGASIDSAGMAAELGLPYVFSLFINSNTEVALEALRTYREQFDRSHGREPYAILAISLIVAESAEEAEGLASEHMLVKIHLENGKVLTVGSVEQAEEFGRQSNEKYRIEILEPSVTRGTKETVGSALVKFQQDFAVDELIVTTATRDFAKRIRSFELLREALDEQGLGEFAHESTPAQAVIG, encoded by the coding sequence ATGGGTATTCGTGTTGGCATATTGGATCAAACCCCGATCTATGAAGGGGAGACGCCGATTGATGCTTTTCGGCATACGATTGAATTGGTACAGCGGGCTGAACAGCTTGGATTTCATCGTTTCTGGGTATCGGAACATCATGATTCAGGTCATGTTGCCGGCTCCTCACCGGAAGTGCTCATTTCCCACTTGCTGGCGCATACAGAGCGGATTCGTCTCGGTTCTGGCGGGTTGATGCTGCAACATTATAGTCCTTACAAAGTGGCCGAGAACTTCAATGTGCTTTCTGCGCTTGGTCCGGGGAGAATTGATCTGGGTATTGGACGTGCACCGGGAGGATTGCCCCGCTCCACGCAGGCACTACAGCAAGGGATTCAGGAGGCCGCTTCACTGAAAGAGAAAATCAATCAGGTGAAGCAGTTCATTCATAATGAACCGTATGAAGACGAAACACATCCTTTGGCCGGCTTGAGCGCTGCGCCGGTATCCGAAATCCCGGCCGAGCTATACGTGCTTGGAGCAAGTATCGATAGCGCAGGCATGGCGGCAGAATTGGGACTGCCTTATGTATTTTCATTGTTTATTAATAGCAATACGGAGGTTGCTCTGGAGGCTCTGCGAACTTATAGGGAACAATTCGACCGCTCACATGGACGGGAGCCATATGCCATCCTCGCTATATCATTGATTGTGGCGGAGAGTGCGGAAGAAGCCGAAGGACTGGCAAGTGAACATATGCTGGTCAAGATCCATCTGGAGAATGGCAAGGTATTGACGGTTGGTTCCGTGGAGCAGGCGGAAGAATTCGGACGGCAATCGAACGAGAAGTATCGGATCGAGATTCTGGAGCCAAGTGTGACGAGAGGTACGAAGGAAACGGTTGGTTCGGCTCTGGTGAAATTCCAGCAGGATTTTGCCGTGGACGAACTGATTGTTACCACAGCGACACGTGATTTTGCCAAACGCATTCGTTCATTTGAATTATTGCGTGAGGCGCTGGATGAGCAGGGACTGGGCGAATTTGCGCATGAGTCGACACCTGCGCAAGCGGTGATCGGTTAG
- a CDS encoding LysR family transcriptional regulator gives MNIENIEAFVYINHYGSFNKAAEVLFLSQPSVTARIQSLERELGCKLFDRLGKQIVLTEEGRKFLPYAQQVLQVIQKGRQKIQQRRTTPDALRLGSTVSVSNYVIPDFLPKIKEAYPEVNIKLTTATTDQLVAKLLGQEIDLAFVRKVMHPAIRTVAFYEDPIQLYVYKGHPFIERGHVSMEAIRNEQLVFFECGSLDWLRIHRAFDSLEHPPDITYHVDNSETAKKLVKQGAGIAFLPGLTVQKEVQDQELFPIQVHEVAGVSLQISVVTLKEEHSPFAEPFGELLRQL, from the coding sequence ATGAATATTGAGAACATTGAAGCATTTGTATACATCAATCATTACGGAAGCTTCAATAAGGCTGCCGAGGTACTCTTTTTGTCCCAACCTTCTGTCACCGCTCGTATTCAGTCCCTTGAACGTGAACTCGGCTGCAAATTGTTTGACCGTCTTGGCAAACAGATTGTGCTCACGGAAGAGGGGAGAAAGTTCCTTCCCTACGCCCAGCAGGTGCTGCAAGTGATTCAGAAGGGCAGACAGAAAATACAGCAACGCCGTACGACGCCCGATGCACTTCGACTCGGCAGTACGGTATCCGTATCTAACTATGTCATTCCCGACTTTCTGCCCAAAATCAAGGAAGCTTACCCTGAGGTGAACATCAAACTGACTACAGCGACGACGGACCAACTCGTCGCCAAGCTGCTGGGTCAGGAAATCGATCTTGCTTTTGTGCGGAAGGTCATGCATCCTGCGATCCGTACGGTTGCTTTTTATGAAGATCCAATCCAGTTATACGTGTACAAAGGCCATCCATTTATTGAACGCGGGCATGTCAGCATGGAGGCGATCAGGAATGAACAGCTGGTCTTTTTTGAATGTGGTTCACTGGACTGGCTGCGCATTCACCGGGCCTTTGACTCGCTGGAGCACCCGCCGGATATTACATATCACGTTGATAATTCGGAAACGGCGAAGAAGCTGGTGAAGCAAGGAGCAGGTATTGCTTTTCTCCCAGGTCTGACAGTGCAAAAGGAAGTGCAGGATCAGGAGCTGTTTCCTATTCAGGTACATGAGGTTGCAGGTGTATCATTGCAGATCAGCGTCGTTACGTTAAAAGAAGAACATTCGCCTTTTGCAGAGCCTTTCGGGGAACTGCTGCGGCAGCTATAG